One window of the Trifolium pratense cultivar HEN17-A07 linkage group LG2, ARS_RC_1.1, whole genome shotgun sequence genome contains the following:
- the LOC123904782 gene encoding pentatricopeptide repeat-containing protein At1g12300, mitochondrial-like, whose protein sequence is MIVKGISPDVITHTSLIYGFCIVGQLKEAIGLLNEMFVFRKLNGDVYIFSILLDALCKEGNVKEAKNVLAVMVKQGIKPNVVTYTSLLDGYCLVNEVNKAKVIFNTMVQRGVIRNVCCYTVMINGLCKIKMMDEAMNLLKEMQNKKLIPDAVTYNSLIDGLCKSGRISHAWELLDEMQDSGQPANVITYSSLLHALCKNHHVDKAIAFVKKIKDKGIQPDMRTYNILMDGLCKQGRFLDAQVIFNDLLIKGYNVTVPTYNIMIHGLCSEGLFDDAESLLLKMEDNGCVPNAITYEIIIRALFENDENDKALKLLHEMIGSGQ, encoded by the coding sequence ATGATTGTAAAGGGCATTTCTCCTGATGTTATCACTCACACTTCTCTGATATATGGATTTTGCATAGTTGGTCAATTGAAAGAAGCAATTGGACTTTTAAATGAAATGTTTGTATTCAGAAAACTCAATGGAGATGTTTATATCTTTAGTATATTGCTCGATGCTTTATGCAAGGAAGGAAATGTCAAAGAAGCTAAAAATGTGTTAGCTGTTATGGTGAAACAAGGTATCAAACCAAATGTTGTTACTTATACTTCATTACTAGATGGGTATTGCCTAGTTAATGAAGTCAACAAGGCCAAAGTTATATTCAACACCATGGTTCAAAGAGGAGTGATTCGTAATGTTTGTTGCTATACTGTCATGATTAATGGGTTGTGTAAGATTAAAATGATGGATGAAGCCATGAACCTCTTAAAAGAAATGCAAAACAAGAAGCTTATTCCTGATGCAGTAACCTACAATTctcttattgatggtttgtgcaaATCAGGGAGAATCTCTCATGCTTGGGAGCTTCTTGATGAGATGCAAGATAGTGGTCAACCTGCCAATGTGATCACTTACAGTTCTTTATTACATGCTTTATGTAAAAACCATCATGTTGATAAGGCAATTGCATTTGTCaagaaaattaaagacaaaGGCATTCAACCAGATATGCGCACATACAATATACTCATGGATGGACTTTGCAAACAAGGGAGATTTCTGGACGCACAAGTGATTTTTAATGATCTTTTGATTAAAGGCTACAATGTTACAGTCCCCACATATAATATTATGATCCATGGTCTTTGTTCTGAGGGCTTGTTTGATGATGCTGAGTCCCTACTGTTAAAAATGGAAGACAATGGCTGTGTTCCTAATGCTATAACTTATGAAATAATTATCCGTGCTCTCT